A single region of the Brassica rapa cultivar Chiifu-401-42 chromosome A03, CAAS_Brap_v3.01, whole genome shotgun sequence genome encodes:
- the LOC103861963 gene encoding WAT1-related protein At4g30420 gives MGNVEEYKPVIAMLGLQLCYAGVTLTSEATLVNGLSPRVFILYRQAFATIFIFPFILFSRGRSKISNLDRRSFSLIFMASLIGITLYQNLYFEGIYLASSSMGSAMCNMIPAFTFVVSFLAGYEKVNFRNIRGLAKILGTVICVVGAVSMALIRGPKILNSEFSLPIAKSLLGDIKDQNLWLLGCLLVFVSTLCWSFSLIVQVPISAYYPDHLSLSAWLCLFSTIQCAIITFFLEKDPNAWILHSYSELATCLYAGVVTSALSTTVQAWVISQRGPLFSAMFSPLATVIVTILASMFLKEEMYTGGLIGGLFVIMGLYMVLWGKAKDVDVMIIQEQIDNTKNSEVKIQIEDSSDTEKCNKDLKKPLLS, from the exons ATGGGGAATGTAGAGGAGTACAAGCCGGTGATAGCCATGTTGGGGCTGCAACTGTGTTATGCAGGAGTGACTCTTACCTCAGAAGCAACTTTGGTTAATGGTCTAAGCCCACGGGTTTTTATCTTATATAGGCAAGCCTTTGCAACCATTTTCATCTTCCCATTTATCCTCTTCTCAAG GGGAAGATCGAAGATATCTAATTTGGATCGAAGAAGCTTTTCTTTAATATTCATGGCCTCGCTTATAGG CATTACCCTGTATCAAAATCTGTATTTTGAAGGTATTTACTTAGCTTCATCGTCAATGGGAAGTGCCATGTGTAACATGATCCCTGCATTCACCTTCGTAGTCTCATTTCTCGCCgg ATATGAAAAGGTGAATTTCCGGAATATCAGAGGCTTAGCGAAGATATTAGGGACGGTCATATGTGTAGTAGGAGCCGTTTCCATGGCTCTGATTCGTGGACCAAAGATTCTCAACTCGGAATTTTCTTTACCGATAGCGAAATCGTTACTAGGAGATATCAAGGACCAGAACTTATGGCTGCTTGGTTGTTTATTGGTGTTCGTTAGCACTCTTTGCTGGTCTTTTTCGCTCATTGTTCAG GTTCCAATCTCTGCCtattacccagaccacctctcTTTATCAGCGTGGCTGTGTTTATTCAGCACGATACAATGTGCAATCATCACTTTCTTTCTCGAGAAAGACCCAAACGCTTGGATTCTCCATTCTTACTCCGAGTTAGCGACGTGTCTCTACGCT GGAGTTGTGACGTCAGCGCTTTCTACTACGGTCCAAGCTTGGGTAATATCTCAAAGAGGCCCTTTGTTCTCAGCAATGTTTAGCCCTCTCGCTACAGTCATTGTCACAATCTTGGCTTCTATGTTCCTTAAAGAAGAGATGTACACCGGAGG TTTAATCGGAGGATTATTTGTGATCATGGGACTTTACATGGTGCTCTGGGGTAAAGCAAAAGATGTTGATGTCATGATAATTCAAGAACAGATAGACAATACTAAGAACTCAGAAGTGAAGATTCAAATCGAGGATTCTTCAGACACTGAAAAGTGTAACAAAGATCTGAAGAAACCCCTTCTATCCTAA
- the LOC103861961 gene encoding WAT1-related protein At4g30420: MAMILLQLCYAGVTLSARVTLVKGTSPRVFILYRQVFATIFIFPFLYFSSKTSKLMNLRLFFLFFVVSITMNQNLYCEGIYLASSSTGSAMCNIIPALAFLISYLAGYETVNIRNVRGLAKISGTVLCVVGAISMTLLRGPKILNSESTLPLENSLLGDLTDQNMWLIGCLCVFASTVCYSLWLTFQVPVSAYYPDHLSLSAWMCLFGTIQCAVVTFFFDKDPNAWIIHSYSELATCLYAGVVSSALAFTVQAWVISKRGPLFSAMFNPLCTVIVTILASLILKEEMFTGSLIGGICVIMGLYIVLWGKAEDVMINQEQRDITNNSEVKIQVEDSPNTVNCNGDLKNPLLS, encoded by the exons ATGGCGATGATATTGTTGCAACTGTGTTACGCAGGAGTGACTCTTTCTGCAAGAGTTACTTTGGTTAAGGGAACAAGCCCTCGGGTTTTTATCCTATACAGGCAAGTCTTTGCAACCATTTTCATCTTCCCATTTCTCTACTTCTCAAG TAAGACCTCTAAGTTGATGAATCTAAGactatttttccttttttttgttgtcaGCATTACAATGAATCAAAATCTGTATTGTGAAGGTATTTACTTAGCTTCATCGTCGACGGGAAGTGCCATGTGTAACATCATTCCTGCACTAGCATTCTTAATCTCATATCTCGCCGG ATACGAGACAGTCAATATCCGGAATGTTAGAGGCTTAGCAAAGATATCAGGGACGGTTCTATGTGTAGTAGGAGCAATCTCCATGACTTTGCTTCGTGGACCAAAGATTCTTAACTCGGAATCTACTTTACCGTTAGAAAATTCGTTACTAGGAGATCTTACGGACCAGAACATGTGGCTCATTGGTTGTTTGTGTGTGTTCGCTAGCACTGTTTGCTATTCTTTATGGCTAACATTTCAG GTCCCAGTCTCTGCTtattacccagaccacctctcTTTATCAGCGTGGATGTGTTTATTCGGCACGATACAATGTGCAGTCGTCACTTTCTTCTTTGATAAAGACCCAAACGCTTGGATTATCCATTCTTACTCAGAGTTAGCGACTTGTCTCTACGCT GGAGTTGTATCGTCAGCGCTTGCTTTTACGGTCCAAGCTTGGGTTATATCTAAGAGAGGCCCTTTGTTCTCTGCAATGTTTAACCCTCTCTGTACAGTCATTGTCACAATCTTGGCTTCTCTGATCCTTAAAGAAGAGATGTTCACCGGAAG CTTAATCGGAGGAATATGTGTGATCATGGGACTTTACATAGTGCTCTGGGGTAAAGCCGAAGATGTCATGATAAATCAAGAACAGAGAGACATTACGAATAACTCAGAAGTGAAAATTCAGGTCGAAGATTCTCCAAACACAGTAAACTGTAACGGAGATCTGAAGAATCCACTTCTGTCCTAA